A window of Argopecten irradians isolate NY chromosome 1, Ai_NY, whole genome shotgun sequence contains these coding sequences:
- the LOC138321891 gene encoding sodium-dependent glucose transporter 1B-like produces MEKELEIEGPPPVPKWKKIVKTSFLISTWICLGLTLEITGPTLKDLMLKTDGSYEDVSRAISGRSVGFFIGAAIGGVLVDAFHPYCNLMIAVCLDGIAIVTTIAPYMTSVNVVWALFVLAGTFEGIINISGQKLILDMWLDKASSPMHALHLGFGIGSFIVPELANPFLAVPAPTLSTSGANATSNATQSYSSSMTSTASTMEPPSTTIEYEKGSRIEWVYLIVSIITVSLSVVFYFYQYNSLKSKTKSSNDSDIKEKSSKIKEDQKESGFFVNKFKSFVKIADPGSCIGGRRVYGIVIFMFLFLFFFTVVGGERIYGKFVRTYAIDELKFDGDEATLLNTAFWISFSFGRFSGFVTARWISIRVLMIIEACGCLVTAAILNIFAYDSHTLFWVFSMPMGFFIAPLFPTGIAWGDFHVEMTGMAITFCLLGGALGGVSYMWIIGYLYENYGYRTFLYLTGGFGACITLFAFILLFVGCGQGNRFKNNVEDSEVEVAN; encoded by the exons GGTCTGACTCTGGAGATAACTGGACCAACTCTAAAGGATTTGATGCTGAAGACTGATGGTAGTTACGAGGATGTGAGTCGAGCTATATCTGGTCGGAGTGTGGGGTTCTTTATAGGGGCAGCCATTGGTGGTGTTCTGGTGGACGCGTTTCATCCCTATTGTAACCTCATGATAGCTGTCTGCCTAGATGGTATTGCTATAGTAACCACAATCGCTCCGTATATGACCAGTGTTAACGTCGTGTGGGCACTGTTTGTACTAGCAGGGACATTTGAAGGCATCATCAATATTT CGGGACAGAAGTTGATATTGGACATGTGGTTGGACAAAGCTTCCTCACCAATGCATGCCCTTCACTTGGGTTTCGGTATTGGATCGTTTATCGTACCAGAATTAGCTAACCCTTTCCTGGCTGTGCCGGCGCCGACACTGAGTACATCAGGAGCTAACGCAACATCAAATGCGACGCAGAGTTATTCAAGTTCGATGACGTCTACTGCGTCTACCATGGAACCTCCATCTACGACAATAGAGTATGAGAAAGGATCACGTATAGAATGGGTCTATCTCATTGTCTCCATTATAACGGTTAGTTTGTCTGTTGTGTTTTATTTCTACCAGTACAACTCGCTCAAATCGAAAACAAAGTCCAGTAACGATAGCGATATAAAGGAAAAGAGCTCCAAAATAAAGGAAGATCAAAAGGAGTCCGGCTTTTTTGTGAATAAGTTCAAGTCTTTCGTGAAAATCGCTGATCCTGGAAGTTGTATAGGTGGACGGAGGGTGTATGGAATTGTCATCTTCATGTTCCTCTTCTTATTCTTCTTTACGGTTGTTGGAGGCGAGCGTATTTACGGAAAGTTCGTACGAACCTACGCAATAGATGAGCTGAAATTCGATGGTGATGAAGCAACGCTACTTAACACGGCCTTCTGGATCAGTTTTTCGTTTGGAAGGTTTTCCGGCTTTGTTACAGCGAGGTGGATTTCTATCCGTGTTTTGATGATCATTGAAGCTTGTGGGTGTCTCGTTACAGCAGCTATTCTGAACATTTTCGCTTACGACAGTCACACCTTATTCTGGGTGTTCTCAATGCCGATGGGATTCTTCATTGCACCGTTGTTCCCTACCGGTATTGCCTGGGGAGATTTTCACGTGGAAATGACTGGAATGGCCATCACGTTTTGTCTTCTAGGTGGAGCTCTTGGTGGAGTGTCGTACATGTGGATTATTGGGTATCTCTACGAAAACTATGGTTACCGCACATTTTTATACCTAACTGGTGGATTTGGAGCTTGTATTACATTGTTTGCcttcattttattatttgttgGCTGTGGTCAAGGAAACAGATTCAAAAACAATGTCGAAGATTCTGAAGTTGAAGTTGCAAACTAA
- the LOC138310166 gene encoding uncharacterized protein: MTMTLNVYVIVLVLCTVSGDPMGCTYYSTELKYECSARSWTLPLTLSDFDNVPQSLSLVDVNGNLPATNPTATFSGFGAINTSSFDPNSVPTFTIRCYQGGMLIYHAGTFTGLGYFQNVRIQNCEVIAMPDEALQDFGDVNYFGLEGGAIGDMGYDAFKGLNIGPLAVPNPLGTFLLTSKLDNKVLPNGILYALENVTNIVIDNANVETLQTDMFQVSVKLISLSLRHNLFTSLPENMLSSLLGLQTLSIEGIDLECSCDNLWFLDHCQTNNITIRGPVICNSPSTYTNKKAYLYKKEQCPTAISTVDPCENSLPGVSVGTTCLYYLDITAFALLLVSLSLVIATVIITIHTRRQNEDEDSSRSDKEGQRQRKLSGSSFNRVSSISTLEEEVSVVRQGDDISDQML, translated from the exons ATGACAATGACTTTGAACGTATACGTGATAGTGTTGGTCCTATGTACGGTGAGTGGAGACCCTATGGGATGTACGTATTATTCCACTGAACTGAAGTACGAGTGTTCGGCCAGGAGCTGGACACTTCCTCTCACTCTATCAGATTTCGATAACGTGCCCCAAAGTCTCTCCCTTGTTGACGTCAACGGAAACCTTCCAGCAACAAATCCCACAGCAACTTTCTCGGGGTTTGGCGCCATCAACACGTCATCATTTGACCCTAATTCCGTGCCTACCTTTACCATACGATGCTATCAGGGAGGGATGTTGATCTACCATGCTGGTACATTTACTGGCCTTGGTTACTTCCAGAACGTCCGTATACAGAACTGTGAAGTAATTGCAATGCCAGATGAAGCCCTACAGGACTTCGGTGACGTGAACTATTTTGGTTTAGAAGGTGGTGCAATCGGCGATATGGGTTATGACGCTTTTAAAGGGCTGAATATTGGTCCTTTGGCTGTCCCGAACCCCCTAGGTACATTTCTGTTAACGTCGAAACTAGACAATAAAGTGCTTCCGAACGGAATTTTGTACGCGCTTGAGAATGTGACAAACATCGTAATAGACAACGCAAATGTAGAGACGTTACAAACCGACATGTTTCAGGTGTCCGTAAAGCTCATCTCCTTATCATTACGTCATAATCTGTTTACCTCTCTCCCTGAAAACATGTTATCAAGCTTACTGGGTCTACAAACTCTGAGCATTGAGGGAATCGACCTTGAGTGTTCGTGCGACAACCTATGGTTTCTTGATCACTGTCAGACCAACAACATAACAATTCGAGGACCAGTGATATGTAACTCACCGAGTACCTACACAA ataagAAAGCCTATCTCTACAAGAAGGAGCAGTGTCCGACAGCTATTAGTACAGTCGATCCTTGTGAAAACAGTTTGCCag GTGTTAGTGTCGGTACCACGTGTCTATACTACCTGGACATTACCGCATTTGCCTTATTATTGGTGTCTTTATCACTAGTCATCGCCACAGTCATCATCACCATCCACACGAGACGCCAGAACGAGGACGAGGACAGTTCAAGGTCAGACAAAGAAGGTCAAAGACAGAGAAAGCTCAGTGGGTCTAGCTTTAACCGGGTGTCGTCTATCAGCACATTAGAGGAGGAGGTATCAGTAGTCAGACAAGGGGACGACATTTCTGACCAAATGTTGTAA